From Lucilia cuprina isolate Lc7/37 chromosome 4, ASM2204524v1, whole genome shotgun sequence:
TTTACGCTGATGAGCTGTTTGAATTTTGCGTATTTCTTTAGCATCCACCTCTAAACTTTCCAGCCAATCATCATCTTCGTCTTCATCGTCCTCATTCTTTTCCTCGCCTTCGTTTTCAGCCTCATTAGCTTCTAGTTTTATGGTCTCACCATTCTGCAAAGTGTTATTACTATTACTGTCTTCTCCGTCTACCGACTTGTTAAGACCTGACCCGCCATCTTTTTTAAGAGGcatagtatattctataccTTCTTGCCTTAAAGCCTGACGCATACCTCTTGTGGTGGGCGACATAAGAGCATGTATTTCTGCTCTCCCTCCCGTGCCAGCTGCCCGAAATAACACTGTAAATGTATTGGCACACAAATAAAAATAGGCACATTGCCGAGCTCTTAAAAGTTGAAATAGACCCCTAAAACTATAATCCCAATCTTCTGCCAAAGATTTCCGTTCTCTTTCTCCTAGAGTAATGCCGGTATTGTCGCGTGAATTACGTGGAAACAATGTCATCCAGGGTATGTGAGGATGCTGCCAATAGTAAGTAGCCTGATTGAATCTGGTGGCGGGTGAAATGTCTAAACCACATCCTTCCGTTTGCGTATCTATACAACGAACAAAACTAGTAAGACCACTGGCCAATTGACTGGTCTTTAGTTGTGTGGCTGGTAGCTCTGAACGGCAAAAGAAACGCACTCTTGTCTTCAAGCTCCAATCCATGggcaaatgttttgttttattctgtTCCTCTACCACCTCATCATCCTCTGCTCCAGCTATGACAGCATTAGAAGACTCTTGCAATAGCTTGGAGAAGGCCTTGGGATCAAAAGGCTGTAGTACAAGTTTGGCTGGTTTAGGACGAGTAGGTGTTTCCTTAACAAAGGCTTCACGTACTGGCAAGGCAGGAGAACTAATAAAACCCATTAAGGAATCTTCATTTTCATCTTTGATTTCTGTTTTGGGCTTTTTGGAATTGTCAGCAGCTCTGAAATCAAtagtaaacaataataacaatggaATAGATAATATGCCTTAGTATTCTACTTACTTGGCAAAAGGATTTTTACGTTTTTGTGCCATTTTTGCCTCCAATAAGGCGGCCTTATCTGTTTCGGTGACCACATCTCTtacattgttattattattgttgttattattattaaaacgtGCTGCCAATTGTTTCTTGCGTTGCTTTAGCCTCTGCAAACGTATGAGCTACAAAAGAAAACAGTATTAAAAGTATGCAAATTAATATTAGATGGAAAACTGTTTACCCACCTCATCTGGTCTTTTCCAATTTTGTGCTGTGCTTTCTtttgttgccattttttttgtttattatctaTAACTATATTGtaactaaatttatatatttttaataatttttcaccaagctgttgcaaaaaaaaaaaaagaaatttatttttagggcGCGtaaagattgtttttttttgctctacTACTGCTAAAATTTGATGCAGACATAGAATTCTATTGTTATGATTAGACAAACTGACAGCTGCTCTAATCTAGAATGATGCCATATTACAATATGGCAATTTTAGGCGTTTGTGGATAATCCAAAATTAGGATTATTTctatgaatattttagaaaatattttaaaataaaaacaagtatgaatgt
This genomic window contains:
- the LOC111677901 gene encoding protein downstream neighbor of son homolog; protein product: MATKESTAQNWKRPDELIRLQRLKQRKKQLAARFNNNNNNNNNNVRDVVTETDKAALLEAKMAQKRKNPFAKAADNSKKPKTEIKDENEDSLMGFISSPALPVREAFVKETPTRPKPAKLVLQPFDPKAFSKLLQESSNAVIAGAEDDEVVEEQNKTKHLPMDWSLKTRVRFFCRSELPATQLKTSQLASGLTSFVRCIDTQTEGCGLDISPATRFNQATYYWQHPHIPWMTLFPRNSRDNTGITLGERERKSLAEDWDYSFRGLFQLLRARQCAYFYLCANTFTVLFRAAGTGGRAEIHALMSPTTRGMRQALRQEGIEYTMPLKKDGGSGLNKSVDGEDSNSNNTLQNGETIKLEANEAENEGEEKNEDDEDEDDDWLESLEVDAKEIRKIQTAHQRKIKAQEMSEDFSDNSLVLIEGVECQGFFSFLLNAKSTISTVGRLAGVPPTLLAPVAFPKATMQHLNTRSSKVRMDGVDYFSIEVKGIIMPSFLPYVCQLLGETKDTFSATLASTTNTLAFSKATQKLLEDSAGQSQAQNADDEEQKPLDDDNEAGEVFGKENLSDCGLQACVVENMCRTGHFAVTLLERVCYDKEYGYAWS